The DNA region ATTCACGTGAAGGTACTGTTGATAAAAACCAAGTTTCCCTACTCTTCAGTCCCATACCCATAGGtaatccctttttattcttttggtagtTATTTcgtatatataaattattgtttACCAGAGTGTGATGCATATTGCTACTAGTTGTACTCAAGGATTtcagccaggcccagtggcacacctgtaatcatagtgacttgggaaactgagacatGTGGAAAGATAtatgaaatatagaaattttcTTGAATAGTTATTTTGTGCCCACCTGAAGACTcaatctcaaaatacaaaggagtagggatgtagttcagtcatataacaaccctgggttcaatccctagtaccaaaaaatagaaacaagtcAATGAgctttgggggctggagttgtatgtagctcagtggtagagcgctaacctagcatgtgtgaggcagtgggtttgatcctcagcaccacataaaaataaaggtattgtgtccatctacaactaaaataataataatatttttaaaaaaaaaatttatgttggctggggttgtggctcagtagtagagtgcccacctaacatgcatgaggcaccgggtttgatcctcagcaccacataaaaataaaataaaatgctgggcgtggtggcacatgcctgtaatcccaatggctcctgaggctgagtcaggaggatttttCCAAGTTAAAAGCAAGTCTCAGAAAAGGCAggtgctggggctggagttgtggctcaagtggtagcgcgctcacctggtatgtgtgaggcactgggtttgatcctcagcaccacataaaaataaagatattgtgtccacctaaaaaactaaacaaataaatattaaaaagaaaaagaaaaggcaggcgctaagcaactcagtgagaccctgtctctaaataaattacaaaatagggctagggattggctcagtagtcgagtgcccctgagttcattcccagtacaaaaaaaaaaaaaaaaaaaatatatatatatatatatatatatatatatatatatgtatatatatacatacatatgtgtgtgtgtgtgtgtgtgtgtccacctaatctaaaaaaaaaattatctataataATGGGCTGAGTATGTAGCTCTGAGGTAGAGTACTTAGCATACTCTGAGGTAGAGTATTTAGCATATGTGGGGCCCTGGGATCTATCCCTGTCACTGAAAAGAATACCTACCAGATTataagaaaaacttaaagaaaaatattaaattgtactATAGAGgatacatatatatcataaacATAGTATGTAAAAAAGCTTAAGCTAGGTGCATACTTATAattgcctcaggaggctgaggcaggattgcaaattcaaggtcagcctgggtaacttaacaagacctttctaaaaataaaattttgtttaataaaaggaGCTGactggtgagggctggggttgtggctgaacAGTAGAATACGTGACTAGCAcgtgcagaggccctgggttcgatcctcagcacgatagatagatagatagatagatagatagatagatagatagatagatagatagatagatagatgtattgtgtccaactacaactaaaaaatatttgaaataaaggaGCTAGCGATGTAGCTTAGTATATATAGAATACCTGCCTAacctgtgcagggccctgggttcaatccccaacactgcaaataaacaaaacaagctTAAGAGATACTGCTTTAGACATTATGCTTATATCTTTTCAAATATagataattttattacattaaaatgtaTACATCTAATTGAGTTGCCATTTAGGAGGCCATAtgtgtatttcaaaaatgttgccctttggggctagggatataacttagttggtagagtgcttgcctcgaaggcataaagccctgggtttaatccctagcaccacacacacgcacacacacacacaaaaaaagaaagtaaaatgttgCCTAAGTAAGTTTAAAGTTTTATGTGGGCATTTATTGACTTCCAACAACATTAAAAAGAAGTAATAATGAAAtttgataaatacaaatataaaattatactttgatCCAAAAAAATAGCGTATGTGGGCAAAACACTGATCCAAAGATGGGATTATAAGGGATCGTGGCTGCCAAAAATGCTTATGCAATTTCTTGTTACACAATTTAAGTGCAGTGTCCAAAATAAGAAAGGTAATTTTCCAgttgttttattggtgcattataattataccagACAGTGAGATTCATTATGCAGTGTTCATACACGCACATAAcaatttgatcagtctcattccccagtaccttccctttctctcttccctccccttgatCCACTTGCTGTATTCTACTGACCTCcctcccattattattattttaattaatgcattatgATTGTGTATATATTACATGTCTAAATaaggattcattgtggtatatttgtacatcaatataacataatttgatagATTGTGTTCCCCAGTACTTCTTCATCCTCTTCCCCCATCTCCTTCACCTAACTGTTCAGTTTTAATCCATAAGGTGCTAAGTATCCTCTGTCATCTTGTAAGATTCTCAGCAGCCACAGAAGCTTACAAGAGAAGTACTGATTGGTACTCTGCTGTAGTTTATGACACCATCATCTCTGCTTCTGCTGATGCATTCTAGTATGTAAAAACATGAGCTCTTGAGTTTACCCACCTATATGTTGAGCCTTGTTTCCCAGTTCTTGAGTTTACCTACCTGTAGGTTGAGCCTGTGTTCCCACACCCTGCTGTGTAACCTCCATTcctcaatttccttttttataaagtGGAAACAGTGGAAAGCCCTCCTCATAGGGTTGGTTCAAGAGTTAAGCAAGTTAATCCATGTTGAATTACTCTTATAAGTCTTACCTTGAATTAGTATCACTAGTCCTAATCGCTCTTTGCACTAAATACTATATAGTTTTGCTTTATACAAGCAAAGAATATCTTTTGAAAGATATTCTTTGAAGTATCTTCAGCATCAAAACTTTGTTTCCCCATTGCCATGTAAATTTGGTGTCTCGTCtctttaaaaaccaaataaataattgtatttgATCATATATCCCCTTCCAAACTATTTCCACCgctcttctattttctcttgGACTCGTTTCCAGTCAGGCTTTCATCACACCATTCTACTGAAATAACTTGTAAAAGCACCAAGGAATGGCTTCTTCAATGCCAAATCCAGTGGCCTTTTAAACTTCATCTTATGCAGCTTTTCAGCAATATATGACACACTTGATCACTCCCTCCTTGATACATTTTCTGGTTTTTCAGCATGCCATATGTGGCTACTCTTTTTTACTCTTCATCTTGACCTCCTAACATTGAAAATCCTTTGAGATCAATCATAAGATCTCTCTAGTTCAGTATCTCTAGCCATTAATTTCTCCCTTAACTCTGGGTTTCTGATATCCCACTGCCTATATCAGCTTGAGCCAACTGTCTTAATCTCAAATACAAGGAGTCTGAAGCCAAAAATCTGATCCCACCCCCTTCTTCATTCTAATTAGTTAGATCCAAAGATGGGATTATAAGGGATCGTGGAGTTTTGGAACTTGTCCTGGATCCAATCCATTATCAAATTCTGTAACCCCAACCTTTGAAACATATCTACTGCTCAACACAACTATTGCTATAACCCTAGTCCAGAGCATTTGTTGCCCAGATTATTGCAACAACAACTCAGCAAGTCTCCTTGGTTCTATCCTTGCTTTTCCATTTAATGCCTCACTTACTAATCAGAATTACCCTTTTAAACAAAAGTCAGATCTATTACCCTCTGCTCAAAACCCTCATGGACTTGCTATCCTTAATTCTTAAATTGCTTGTAAGGGTCTGTGCTCTTGACCTCAGCTATTGGCTGACCTGCCAGTTTCCCCCTTTCTCGTCTCAAACACGACTCTGGCCAGGCTTGGTGGTAACACCTATTAATTACTCCAAAGGCTTGGGACAGCCTTTGGAAgatctagcctcagcaaaaagtgaggcttgctaagcaattcagtgagaccctgtctctaaataaaatacaaaatagggctggggacaaggATCAGTCATTGtatccctgagttaaatccccattaccccaaaacaaaaaacaaacaaaacatgacTCTGCAGGCTCCTGCCTCCAGGGTTTCCACTGGTCATCCATCCTGCCTGGATGGCACTTCACATAGCTATTATTTCACTTCTCATTCTCACTTTATCAAGTCTTTACTCTCAAGTGTGGTCTTATGGGGGAAAggtttgtatttattcattcatgttttttggtgctggggactgaacccatgggtgcttagccactgagccacatccccagcctctttttttttttttttaattttgagacaagttcttgctaagttacatagggccttgctaaattgctgatgctgcctttgaatttatgatcttcctggGATCATAAATAAAGTTGTGCCTGGctttggaaaagtttttttttttttattgtcctatacaaaacaaaactccctTTATCCCTCTATCCCATCCCTATGTCCTCTTTTACTTCTGAGCACTTTTCACCACCTGATACATTTGTTAAATACCTTTCTTCACAAGAATGCAATTCCAGAGGACAAGCACTTAATTCACTGCTTAGTCCCTAGTGCCTAAAAGAGTGATGAGCCTGTTGGTTGAACAAATCAAAATAGATAACTTACCCTAAGGCATTTGTTTATAGCCTgtttttccttgatttctttttttcagttttgtttggtacccaggattgaaatcagggcacttaaccactgaaacacatccccggtcctttttttttttttaattttaaattttgaaacagtccAAGTTaattagggcctcgataagttgctgaggctgctttgaacttgtggtcctcctgactcaccttcccaagccactgggatttcaggcatatgccaccgtTCTTGATTTGTTGGTTTTCGAGATAGgcttgcccaagctggccttgaaatttcaattatcctgcctcagccttccaagttacctgggatcacaggcgtatGCCCAATAATTCTACTTGATATCTACCCCCACTCTTCTGGCTCTTTTCAATGTCTTTGAAATTTCCTGAGAGGATCAGAATAGGTTGTTCCATGGCCTTTCAGTGTGAAGCATCCCTGCTGTTAATTTCTTGTTGAACCCTCTCACCCACCTCCCATCTTCCAAGTAGATTTCACGTTGGCCTGGATGTCTCTAATATTATCTTCACTGGTACCAGTAAGTatgtttagtaaaaaaaaaaaaaaaaaaaaaaaaaagtctcttttgtaaaaatgaattttattgatttaatttagaACGTTCAGAAATTTACACAAAATTGCAGTGATGAGGAAAGCAACGGAAAACAATTTCACACTAAAACACCTAGCCATCTGGCATTGTGGATGTTGTTGAGGAGCAGATATCCAGTGGTAGTCTGCATCTGGTGAAGGAATTTCTCCTGATCCGTCCCCATGACATCATTTCCTTACCAGGTCAGCCCTTATTTCCTGTTTTCAGGCCACCTGCTTTTGcatcatttctctttatttttcttgcagtACACCACAAGAGGGCAGCCTTTCATCATATTTGACTTTGAGTTGTGCCAACAATAGGAAGAGATGcatttcaataatttaaatgGGAAATTTATTATACCTAAATCGGGGGCTGGGAACATAGTTTTGTAGAACACTTGCTGCTTAACATGTAtatggccctgggttcgatccccaacaccaaaaaaaataataaattctacaCCAAAATTATTCATCAAAGTTAATAACTCTAGGCCTACAACTCTAGCCCAAAAGTCATGGATAAAAACATCTTTAGTAGGTGTGGGGTACAttttcttgtaatcccagctactgaggaagctgaagcaggataattgcaagttcaaagccagcctcagcaatttagtaagaccttgtctctaaataaaaaataaaaagggctggggaggactACGATtttagttcagtggtggagcatttacttagcatatgtgaggcactgggtctgatcctcagcaccacataaaaataaataaaataaaggtattgtgtcaatctacaactaaaaagaaaaatttttaaaaagagggggtggctgggatgtagctcagtggtaagcatccctgggttcaatccccagtgccaagacaaaacaaaacaaaaaatatccttcaaaagaAAGTCATAATTTTAGCAATAACACAGAAAATAACCTTTTGGAAGTCTAaaagatcagaaataaaattttggtcttttttttgtGGAAGGCTACTGTTAACTATTGAAGGtactatttcctttcttaaattcaCTCAGAGAAGGTGTAGGTTGTGAAAATGCTGATTTCTGCAAACACTGAATTAGAAGATTGATGTAAAGAAGAGACTTTTATTAACTACTCATTTCAACGAATCTGTGTACTATATATAAACAGAAGCTGAAGGAAGAGTAATACATGAGGTGCATTAGTCACTGTGAAGTAAATGAAACCAATATGTATCATAAACAAGCTAATGCTAACTAGTAAGCAAGTTCAGTCCCTTAGGCTACAGGGATTCAGTCACTTGTTTCTCTAAGCAATTCCCTTCTGCCATAAACCACAGAGAGGTAATTAAAAGAAAGTTATCTTTAGAGAATTGGATGTTATCTAGCCATTTAGCCCTTTAAAAGGGAATTAAATTGTGTATATGAccttaaagaatattttctagtATCTACCATGTATCTATACTTTTCTCTCTACATTCCAAGTGGCTTCTGGCACCTAATCATATTTTGGTTATATGTCATGATAACAACCATTAAGAATCAGTTGCATATAATAGAAAGATgatccaaaaatatataaatgcagtctatttcttctccttttcattctttgtggggaaaaaagagaaaaatctaaatcTTAAAAACTAAAGCAATCcatgaaactaaaagaaaaaaatcctagaaatCAAGTCTTATTGAATCTTATTTTCTGGCTTTGATCTGGTTGTCAGTTGGAATGGACTTGCCCAGGTGATGGCCCACAGAAAGGCcaaatttcttgtttttctgcTCATCTTGAACctcttttttcaataaaaatcctGTCTGGAAGTCCAAGTCAAAGAGGCTGCTTGGAGCAAAATACAGTGGTGTTTCATCCCAAATGTTCTCCAGGCGTTTCTTCCATCCTTCCAGGACCTGAGTTCGGGCATCTGGTGGAAGGTGCCCAATGCTATATGTCAGTTGTGGTTCTAAGACTTGGAAGCCACAAAAATGCAGAGTACCACTCTGGAGAAACATGAAACACAGAGGTAAGTAACAGACCAATTCTATGCAGTttgtacaataaaaacaaaaaacaaaaacaccaaactTTGGTCTGGGCTTCCCAGTGAGACTTCAGTAAGGAGATCAGAGGTGCCCTGgagaattataattatattctcATCTTCTTCCCTCCCTACCTAGGTGTTATCTATCTGAGCCTATTCACCTATgctctttaaaagaataaaaccttGAAAGTGTGCCAACCTGGATCCTCTGCCAAAAGTGCCGGAAATTCTATTACATTAGGGAGAGTTTCAGCTTCTTGGCTGCTGACTCTTGCCGATGTGCATTTCTCCACCTCTCCACAAACAAGATGGGTATTAATAAATTATCTTCCAGGTGGTCACTTCACTTGCTCTCCTCTCCACCCCTTTTCTTGGAATAGATTACCTTGAGAATCCAGTGATATCAAAAAGCTACCTTAGGCTTCAGTTTTATTTATCTCTAAAACAGGCTAGACTGAATCATTTCTTAAATTGTCCTAGGCTCTCTTAGTTTGTGATACTGTAGAAGAAACCTGGAGAAAGCCAGGAAGATTAGAGAGAGATGTGAGTCATCCAGAGAGAACCAGGGTTCTGGGCTCGGCTCATGTGCACTAGTTCTTGGTTAGGAGAGAATGATGTTTGATCATGTGTGTACAAGCTATAAACGCAGGTGCCTGGAAAGTCAGGTAAGTTCCTAAAGGGAATTGCCAGCAATTCTCAATCACTgccatgctttttttctttctttctttttttttttaagatgggtcTCACTGTATTGTctagctggccttgaacttgagatcctcctgcttggGCCTCCTGAATAGATGGATGACAGGCATACACCATGACATACGGCTATTACTACACTTTTATCTCCACACCTCATATCTATCTTCAGCTACTATCTGGAGGCTTTGGAACCCATGGAAAGCTCCATTAATGAATTCTCCTGAAGGTTCATTGAGAACAAAGTACCTGAATTGGCCAGAGAATGATGTTCATGTCCCCGTGGACACCATGAAGGGAGTACATGGAGCCACTACCACCAGTGGTGATGGAAAGGATGGCCTTcttattctgtgaaaaaaaaaaagaaaacaagctcATCACCCCTCCTCTGTCACAGTAAATGAATGAGACAGCCCTAGGGAAGGGGCCACACAGGCCCACCCTGTTCATGGTGTGTACTCTTTCATATTTTGGCTCCTCTGACCCTCCCAGCATGACTCTGTAGAAGGTCCAGCCTAGATGGTCTACAGACAGATAACCAGGGCAAGCCAAGGGTTTCCCCCACCTGCATGTGACCATAGATTAAAGCTGTCAATAGTCACCAAAATCTGTGTTGGCTGCCTCAGTGgagttatttgttgtttttaatctgtCTCCCTACAGTGCTGGGCATGGATTAGGATAAGATCTTTCACATAAAAGTATCAAAATATTTCTTGTGCAGTATTTGGGTCttcaaaagaagacaaacattatttactcatttttgcagtactggggattgcacccacagcctcacacatgctaggcaagtagctctaccactgagtcacttcccTAGACACCCTCTccaattttggttttatttaatcccctaaactctctttttttctggaatattttaaaacaaattccaaaCATCATATCATTTCATCATAAAAGCCTAGTCATGCATCTCTCCCAAAGGACCTAGAGCCTGACCTTAGTGTCTGGTTGTACTCAGAGTTTTGCCTCAGGATAGAATCCACCCAGAATCCAGCTATTAGAAAACTCAGAACCATTCACCTACCCGGAAAGGTCCCTTGTCATACATGGCAGCATATGTGTAGGCAAACTCTCCTACCAACACTCGCTCAAACCAGCCTTTCAGTATGGCAGGGACTCCAAACCATTGCAGTGGAAACTGGGGAACAGAAGACATTAAAGAGATCAAACCAGGTTCCACACAGAAGAAGTCTCAGAGCGCTGGCTTTTGTCATTTCCTCTGGAGGAGTTAGCacatgttatgaacgaccaataaaaaaaaaataataataataataataaaaaaagaaaattggcagGGTTCAGTGGTGTGTGCTTGTAGGTCAGGAGGCTAATGTGGGAGGACTGCTTGAGCTAgggagttagaggccagcctggacaacacagtgagacccctgtcacaaaacaaataaatacttaaaaataaatacatatggtAGCAGGAAACTCATAGAATAACAAGAAAATTATTGTCCTTGCTCAGCCAACTTGGCATTATGGTTTCtgcttaaaaatgtaaatattggcTGGATCTGAATAAAGCCATATGCAAATAAGATTCATTTTTGTGAAATCACACTTGGCAGCAAACTCTAAATAGCAAGGATTTCAGACAAGATTTGTTTCAATGTGTGATGCCTAAATCAGTATTTCCCCAAGAATTTACATTAATAGGTGTAGTACCAAAAATATGACTGTTCCTTGTGCACATCTACATAAAATCCTATCATTTAGAATAAACAAAACCACTAAAATGCAAACAAATGGTCAGTGTAAGATTTATCAGGAAATTCCCATGAGAAagtcttgtccttttttttttttttaaatcagagattgaaccactgagccacatccctggccctttttattttattataggcatgcactactatgCCCAACTAAGTtatcatatatttaaatcatGAATCAGAAGAAatacttagggctggggttgtggctcatgtgtgaggccctgggttcggttctcagtaccacataaataaagtaaGGGTATTGTGTcgaactataactaaaaaataaatgttttttttttaaaggagaaatactTATATATTCCTTACTCTGCTTTTGTCAGGGCAAGAGGTCAGATAAGCCAGGcaatgtggtggtgcacatctgaaatcctagtaactcaggctgaggctggagaattacaagttcaaggccagtctcagcaacttagtaataccctctctcaaaataaaaaagaaaaagggctgagggtgtagcccagtggcaaagtgcccctgggtttaatccccagtaccttaaaaagaaaaagactgctagccgggcgcagtggcacacacctgtaatcccagcagcttgggaggctgagacaggaggattgtgagttcaaagccagcctcagcaaaaagtgaggcttgctgtctctaaataaaatacaaaataggactggggtgtggcttagtggttgagtgcccctgagttcaatcctcagtcccccccccaaaaaaagactgCCATAGTATACTGATTTTGCCAGAATAAGACTTCACCTGACATCTTTCATAAAACTGTTATAATAAATACACATATCTGCAGTATTTACATTACCCTCAGTGCTATTTGGTAGTTTGGACTCTAAGGTTTGGTTGTTTCACAGTGACTGAATCACTGTGAAAACTAAGCCAGCACCACCTTCCTTGTGAGGTTTCAAGAGCCAGGTACTCTCCATACTCAGTATCAAAGGGCAGGTAGGAATTGGTAACAGCAAAGTCATTGAACGGAGTCTGGCTTACAGGGAAGATACTGACAGGATGGACACACCATCCAGTGTTGTCTGCTAAACAATGAGATGGCTTTGGGAGAAGAAAAGCCACAGTGTGCTGCAGGATCTCATCCAGCAGGGCCAGAGCTGGGAAACTGCACCAGCAGTGAAGTCACCGGGCAACCTGTTTGGGATTCTCATGAAGAGATGGGAGAATTGCAAATTTTGGGAGAGTCtatcaggaaccactaaatgaaGGGAAGATTAGgta from Urocitellus parryii isolate mUroPar1 chromosome 15, mUroPar1.hap1, whole genome shotgun sequence includes:
- the Nqo1 gene encoding NAD(P)H dehydrogenase [quinone] 1 → MEVVRRALIVLAHSERTSFNYAMKEAAAEVLKRNGWEVAESDLYAMNFNPIISRKDITGKLKDPEKFQYTVESCLAYKEGCLSPDIVAEQKKLEAADLVIFQFPLQWFGVPAILKGWFERVLVGEFAYTYAAMYDKGPFRNKKAILSITTGGSGSMYSLHGVHGDMNIILWPIQSGTLHFCGFQVLEPQLTYSIGHLPPDARTQVLEGWKKRLENIWDETPLYFAPSSLFDLDFQTGFLLKKEVQDEQKNKKFGLSVGHHLGKSIPTDNQIKARK